From one Halorhabdus rudnickae genomic stretch:
- a CDS encoding MFS transporter, protein MDTESLTTPQNTVPEPEQEGNTLSRYRVLLVLAVAELLAMTLWFSASAVGPELATAWNLSSAETAWLTNAVQLGFVVGAVLSATLTLADTIPPRYLFAVSAGIGAGATTLIALTVSSFLPAVLLRFLTGVALAGVYPTGMKIMAGWFREGRGFAIGALVGALTIGSAMPHLLRAIGGVGRPRLVLLGAAGLAAVSGVTVLFVRPGPYQSPAAPFDPGAVRRMLGDRGTMLANLGYFGHMWELYAVWAWIPVYLTGSFAARGDPAPTLAALLAFATIAVGGIGALVAGVFADRIGRTTVTSGSMIISGAACLGAGFVFGGSLLILVPFLLIWGFAIVADSAQFSAAVSELAEDSYVGSALTLQTAIGFLLTVGSIQVTPIIASAVGWQWAFAPLVIGPFVGTVAMLWLRRLPEANALAGGKR, encoded by the coding sequence ATGGATACGGAGTCACTAACAACCCCGCAGAACACAGTGCCAGAGCCGGAGCAGGAAGGGAACACGCTGAGTCGCTATCGTGTCCTCCTCGTTCTTGCTGTGGCCGAACTGTTGGCGATGACGCTGTGGTTCAGTGCCTCGGCGGTCGGGCCAGAACTCGCGACAGCATGGAATCTTTCGAGCGCCGAGACAGCATGGTTGACGAACGCCGTACAACTGGGATTCGTCGTCGGCGCCGTCCTGTCCGCCACACTTACCCTCGCAGATACGATTCCGCCTCGGTACCTCTTTGCTGTCTCGGCTGGCATCGGTGCAGGAGCAACGACACTGATTGCTCTCACCGTGTCCTCGTTCCTGCCGGCCGTTCTGTTGCGCTTTCTCACCGGTGTCGCACTGGCCGGTGTGTACCCAACCGGGATGAAGATCATGGCTGGCTGGTTTCGGGAGGGACGCGGTTTCGCTATCGGCGCGCTTGTCGGTGCACTCACGATCGGCTCGGCCATGCCGCATCTGCTTCGGGCGATCGGTGGCGTCGGCCGTCCTCGTCTCGTCTTACTGGGTGCGGCTGGCCTTGCGGCTGTCAGTGGTGTGACCGTTCTCTTTGTGCGTCCAGGGCCCTATCAATCTCCGGCAGCACCGTTCGACCCTGGTGCCGTTCGCCGGATGCTTGGTGACCGCGGGACGATGCTCGCAAACCTCGGATACTTCGGTCACATGTGGGAATTATACGCTGTCTGGGCGTGGATTCCGGTGTATCTGACGGGGAGTTTCGCGGCCCGTGGCGACCCGGCACCGACACTCGCTGCCCTGCTCGCGTTCGCAACCATCGCGGTGGGAGGTATCGGCGCGCTCGTCGCCGGTGTGTTCGCCGACCGGATCGGACGGACCACTGTCACGAGCGGTAGTATGATCATCAGCGGTGCTGCCTGCCTCGGTGCCGGCTTCGTGTTTGGTGGGTCCCTCCTCATTCTCGTCCCGTTCCTGTTGATCTGGGGTTTCGCCATCGTCGCCGACTCCGCACAGTTCTCGGCGGCCGTTTCCGAACTTGCCGAGGACAGTTACGTCGGTTCAGCCCTGACACTGCAGACTGCCATCGGTTTTCTCCTCACTGTTGGGTCGATCCAAGTCACCCCGATCATTGCCAGTGCCGTCGGCTGGCAGTGGGCGTTCGCGCCACTGGTCATCGGCCCGTTTGTTGGGACTGTCGCAATGTTGTGGCTTCGACGGCTTCCCGAGGCAAATGCACTGGCTGGCGGTAAGAGATAA
- a CDS encoding DUF3179 domain-containing protein, with amino-acid sequence MSSTKEEHLPLPMEPSTLRERAVSGGPPKDGIPSIDDPQFVSVEEASGQINPGDPVFGLATGSTVKAYPQSILVLHEICNDIVDGTPVSVTYCPLTGTVLGFERGETTFGVSGRLVNNNLIMYDRATETWWPQMLATSIPGPWNDDPQTRSLQEFRVIWTTWEQWVDKHPETRVLSRNTGYAKNYQRDPYGSYNPRGGYYSPDAAPMFSPLSEDDRLQPKAVVIGARTTSGAVAFEKQTLREMKLVEGKIGSSPVIGTYDTDLDTGYVYRNPDRKQFQYQNGRVVDETGETHEPATLPLERIHAFDAMWFAWSGFYPDTTLYV; translated from the coding sequence ATGTCTTCAACGAAAGAAGAACACCTTCCGCTTCCGATGGAGCCGTCAACGCTCCGGGAACGGGCAGTTTCCGGTGGCCCACCAAAAGACGGGATCCCCTCGATCGACGACCCACAATTTGTCTCCGTAGAAGAGGCTTCGGGACAGATCAACCCTGGCGATCCTGTCTTCGGCCTCGCGACAGGGAGTACGGTGAAAGCGTACCCGCAATCGATCCTTGTCTTACACGAGATCTGTAACGATATCGTCGATGGCACGCCCGTGAGTGTCACATACTGTCCATTAACTGGGACCGTACTGGGATTCGAACGTGGTGAGACGACATTCGGCGTCTCCGGACGCCTCGTGAACAACAACCTCATCATGTACGATCGAGCGACAGAGACGTGGTGGCCACAAATGCTCGCAACCTCGATTCCGGGACCGTGGAACGATGATCCGCAAACTCGATCTCTCCAAGAGTTTCGCGTCATTTGGACGACGTGGGAACAGTGGGTGGACAAACACCCGGAGACACGGGTCCTCTCACGCAACACGGGGTACGCGAAAAACTACCAGCGAGACCCCTACGGATCGTACAATCCGCGAGGTGGGTACTATTCACCAGACGCAGCCCCGATGTTTTCCCCACTCTCTGAGGACGACCGCCTCCAGCCCAAGGCTGTCGTCATCGGAGCCCGAACGACGAGTGGCGCTGTTGCGTTCGAGAAACAAACGCTCAGGGAGATGAAACTCGTCGAGGGTAAAATAGGCAGCTCACCAGTGATTGGGACCTACGACACGGATCTCGACACGGGCTACGTCTACCGGAATCCCGATCGCAAACAGTTCCAGTATCAGAATGGGCGGGTTGTAGACGAGACTGGAGAGACCCACGAACCGGCGACACTCCCCCTGGAACGGATCCACGCCTTTGACGCGATGTGGTTCGCCTGGAGTGGATTCTATCCCGATACCACCTTATATGTCTGA
- a CDS encoding DUF547 domain-containing protein yields the protein MSANYDLAELSHEFLAAVKRDAKTDNYRSTLAALNESDLADFEEDVATAFWVNLYNAFVQIDLEQDPSLYERKRQFFGETRIDIAGTELSLDDIEHGILRSSKWKYGLGYIPRLFPSDFERRHRLSRVDPRIHFALNCGAESCPPIVAYTATDIGSELETSTRSFLQQSSTYDTEDDELRVTRLFLYYRGDFGGRSGIYELLERYDVIEEGARPRIRYEPYDWTVHKGMYRE from the coding sequence ATGAGTGCCAACTACGACCTCGCGGAACTTTCGCATGAGTTTCTCGCTGCGGTGAAACGTGATGCCAAGACAGATAATTACCGATCGACGCTGGCAGCGTTGAACGAATCTGACCTCGCCGACTTTGAGGAGGACGTTGCCACGGCATTCTGGGTTAACCTCTACAACGCGTTTGTCCAGATAGATCTCGAGCAGGACCCATCACTGTACGAACGAAAGCGCCAATTCTTTGGGGAGACTCGCATCGATATCGCCGGCACAGAACTCAGTCTCGACGATATCGAGCACGGCATTCTCCGGTCGTCGAAGTGGAAGTATGGGCTCGGATACATCCCTCGCTTGTTTCCGAGCGACTTCGAGCGCAGACACCGGCTCTCCCGAGTCGATCCTCGAATACATTTTGCACTGAACTGTGGTGCAGAGAGTTGTCCACCGATTGTCGCATACACGGCAACTGACATTGGCAGTGAATTGGAGACAAGTACCCGGTCGTTTCTCCAGCAGTCGTCGACGTACGATACCGAAGACGACGAACTGAGGGTGACCCGACTGTTTCTATATTATCGCGGTGACTTTGGCGGCCGATCCGGTATCTACGAGCTTCTCGAACGATACGATGTCATTGAAGAGGGTGCCCGTCCCCGCATCCGATACGAACCCTATGACTGGACGGTCCACAAAGGAATGTATCGTGAGTGA
- a CDS encoding winged helix-turn-helix transcriptional regulator — translation MGDRTTDWETGDTLEVWCAGEEWCPVTTTATLIGKKWHPVIVHRLLEHGPSGFNELKDNVDGISSKVLSDSLDDLEGKQLVDREIISEKPVRVQYSLTEHGESLEPVIYAMRDWGLEHITEPADKSASIV, via the coding sequence ATGGGTGACAGAACCACCGATTGGGAGACCGGCGATACATTAGAGGTCTGGTGTGCTGGCGAGGAGTGGTGTCCTGTCACAACGACTGCGACACTTATTGGCAAAAAATGGCATCCGGTGATCGTACATCGACTCCTCGAACACGGGCCAAGCGGATTCAACGAACTCAAAGACAATGTCGATGGCATCTCGAGTAAGGTCCTCTCCGATAGTTTGGATGATCTCGAGGGGAAACAACTGGTCGATCGCGAGATTATCAGCGAAAAACCCGTTCGCGTCCAGTACTCCCTCACCGAGCACGGCGAATCGCTGGAACCCGTGATTTACGCCATGCGTGACTGGGGCCTCGAACACATCACGGAACCGGCAGACAAGAGCGCGTCAATTGTCTGA
- a CDS encoding helix-turn-helix domain-containing protein produces the protein MSDQRTSLAVSSCASCGAVTFGRTDATCCGEQMDPIDVDHDGVERPELEELLRLVFGMSPSELDVCLCVMEVGETTTEEVAEQLGVDRSLVSRHLNHLVAIGVLEKRRRIRKTGGQVYVFTPNSVEEVRQGFKLGLYAWVDEALQQIDALSREKVESIVERADDETWRIYADE, from the coding sequence ATGAGCGACCAGCGAACAAGCCTCGCTGTCAGTAGTTGCGCTTCGTGTGGCGCGGTCACGTTCGGTCGTACTGATGCGACCTGCTGTGGAGAGCAAATGGATCCAATCGATGTCGATCACGACGGAGTCGAACGCCCGGAACTTGAGGAACTCCTCCGATTGGTCTTCGGGATGTCCCCCTCAGAACTTGACGTTTGTCTCTGCGTGATGGAAGTTGGTGAAACCACCACTGAGGAGGTCGCAGAACAACTCGGAGTAGATCGAAGTTTGGTTTCTCGGCATCTCAATCATCTCGTAGCTATCGGCGTCTTGGAAAAGCGTCGACGGATCCGAAAAACCGGTGGCCAGGTCTACGTGTTCACACCAAATTCAGTCGAAGAGGTCCGACAGGGGTTCAAACTCGGCCTCTATGCATGGGTGGACGAAGCTCTCCAGCAGATCGATGCATTGAGCCGAGAAAAAGTCGAATCCATTGTTGAACGGGCAGACGACGAAACCTGGCGGATTTACGCTGATGAGTAA
- a CDS encoding plastocyanin/azurin family copper-binding protein: MSEDEGAGKYVNTPAVVWLETGGTITWEIDGGSHSVTAYHPDNDRPRRIPENATTWDSGVLSDGKTFEHTFETAGVYNYYCLPHESLGMVGLVIVGQPGGGPGTTTPSSEKIAGTAQQKLSQLLDAAGISGQNDDAATYGWQDSTWDSYWYSLYNMSTNIAMSGNGVLFPHNEEQKKAFQERFPAMLEAADQKQPPVKNPNLNMAPFTKGDPHFTQKPVFDAGNGRPDASTLEWDLSKSSKVVSPKSLAWTHLKGVTWAKNFQSHFDVLPESIAPRFRSEVLSTLAQLGIKFSLADGNLRANDENMLLVGGWNPEKGVVNEGPRPLDHSAMLWFMGDMVSLAKGGWFGYENPKPLIPPKKIQQMADGVGKTVMNAFPPGKIVEAGSTRDLGEFLAAIGWYGTHAGNDDLRSKAADYANGLANAITDATDGNGKVGNGAANQAATQGIVGQGLVWASQIDGVDHTDQAETVLGYLVDSLWDADAGTFASSDGASTYTITARDAGDITGGLNAADAELGMGVKDIYAQYFNETFNHGRLQRAERPPSRDPEAEHPLPLPPKAGGQHGQAAVYNAEVQYDTGSGEWSVTDSTFDTEQALYLANQDIWVGQWGGEFFHGRGVPGKSDSPE; this comes from the coding sequence TTGAGCGAGGACGAGGGAGCGGGGAAGTACGTTAATACCCCGGCAGTCGTCTGGCTCGAGACCGGTGGAACCATCACCTGGGAGATTGACGGCGGATCACACTCGGTGACGGCGTACCATCCCGACAATGATCGACCACGTCGCATTCCTGAGAATGCAACCACCTGGGATTCCGGTGTGCTGTCGGACGGGAAGACGTTCGAGCACACCTTCGAAACTGCAGGCGTCTACAATTACTACTGTCTCCCACACGAGTCACTCGGGATGGTTGGACTGGTAATCGTCGGCCAGCCCGGCGGTGGTCCGGGAACGACCACGCCGTCTAGCGAAAAGATTGCAGGCACGGCCCAGCAGAAACTCTCACAGCTGCTGGATGCTGCCGGCATCTCGGGACAGAACGACGATGCGGCAACGTACGGGTGGCAGGATTCAACGTGGGATTCGTACTGGTACTCGCTGTACAACATGAGCACGAACATCGCGATGAGCGGAAACGGCGTCTTGTTCCCCCATAACGAGGAACAGAAGAAAGCGTTCCAAGAACGTTTCCCAGCGATGTTAGAGGCAGCCGATCAGAAGCAACCGCCGGTGAAAAACCCCAATCTCAACATGGCCCCGTTCACCAAGGGGGATCCACACTTCACCCAAAAGCCAGTCTTCGACGCCGGCAACGGGCGACCTGACGCCTCGACGCTCGAGTGGGATCTCTCGAAATCGTCGAAGGTCGTCAGTCCGAAGTCGCTCGCCTGGACCCATCTCAAAGGCGTCACGTGGGCGAAGAACTTCCAGAGCCACTTCGATGTACTCCCCGAATCGATCGCCCCACGCTTCCGTTCAGAGGTGCTGTCAACCCTCGCCCAGCTCGGTATCAAGTTCAGTCTTGCAGACGGCAACCTCAGGGCGAACGACGAGAACATGCTGCTCGTCGGTGGCTGGAATCCCGAGAAAGGTGTCGTCAACGAGGGACCCCGTCCGCTCGATCACTCGGCGATGTTGTGGTTCATGGGCGACATGGTCAGCCTCGCGAAGGGTGGCTGGTTCGGCTACGAGAACCCGAAGCCGTTGATCCCGCCCAAGAAGATCCAGCAGATGGCCGACGGCGTCGGGAAAACGGTCATGAACGCCTTCCCCCCAGGGAAAATCGTCGAAGCCGGGTCGACGCGCGACCTGGGTGAGTTTCTGGCAGCGATCGGCTGGTACGGCACCCACGCCGGAAACGACGACCTTCGCAGCAAGGCCGCTGACTATGCGAACGGCCTGGCGAACGCGATCACAGATGCCACGGATGGAAACGGCAAAGTCGGCAATGGGGCGGCCAATCAGGCGGCTACGCAGGGCATCGTCGGCCAGGGCCTCGTCTGGGCTTCGCAGATCGACGGTGTGGATCACACCGACCAGGCCGAGACCGTCCTCGGCTACCTCGTTGACTCACTCTGGGACGCCGACGCGGGGACGTTCGCCTCCAGTGACGGTGCCTCAACATACACGATCACGGCGCGCGACGCTGGTGATATCACGGGCGGGCTCAACGCTGCCGATGCCGAACTCGGCATGGGCGTGAAGGACATCTACGCCCAGTATTTCAACGAGACGTTCAATCACGGCCGACTCCAGCGTGCCGAGCGACCGCCGTCTCGCGACCCCGAAGCCGAACATCCGTTGCCACTCCCGCCCAAAGCGGGAGGCCAGCACGGCCAAGCTGCCGTGTACAACGCGGAAGTACAGTACGATACTGGCAGCGGTGAATGGAGCGTCACCGACTCGACGTTCGATACCGAACAGGCGCTGTACCTGGCCAACCAGGACATCTGGGTCGGTCAGTGGGGTGGCGAGTTCTTCCACGGGCGCGGAGTCCCGGGGAAGAGTGACTCGCCCGAGTGA
- a CDS encoding PAS domain S-box protein: protein MALPGNRDIFDSVADGLLIHCPDSGEIVDVNERFCAMTGFERDAIIGESVDLLMAEKPPFAMGVAEDILDRLRAEGTQFDEWKLLTADGTTFPARVHISLIEIDGEERVLATVRDITELRESETQLQQFRRAIEATGHAVYITDTDGTITYVNPAFETVTGYDRATAIGETPEILDSGVHDGQYFEALWSTLRAGEVWEEEIINERASGQQYHAEQTIAPIEDDAGDVQGYVAIQTDVTERERQADRIRAMLEHAMAIIAVFQPDGTVTYVSPSIEQYLGYAPSELEGQDVTEIVHPEDREALANRLRRVAENPEEVARGRARFRHADGSWRVFESVVNSQLDNPAVEGIIINARDITERADRGKHLRVMDRLLRHNMRNDMTVVLGMADHAESQGDAEVAEAAAQIRETVTGLLDTVEKEREIVEVLSEPPERETIDLVTAVENALTDVTDSGDRVSCDLLAQAWVRALPSIDRAISELVDNALVYADADAATVAVTVTRSESTVRIRVADEGPPIPDEEVDAFKRSEIDALNHGQGLGLWLVNWIVDRSGGDLSFDRSDDGNLVTISLPAAREPDRT from the coding sequence ATGGCATTGCCCGGTAATCGGGACATTTTCGACAGTGTGGCCGACGGCTTGTTGATCCACTGCCCCGACTCGGGTGAGATCGTCGACGTCAACGAGAGGTTCTGCGCGATGACAGGGTTCGAGCGCGATGCCATCATCGGCGAGAGCGTCGATCTGCTCATGGCCGAGAAGCCACCATTCGCAATGGGTGTCGCCGAGGACATCCTCGATCGCCTTCGTGCTGAAGGAACGCAGTTTGACGAGTGGAAGTTGCTCACTGCCGATGGCACCACATTTCCAGCGCGTGTCCACATCAGTCTTATCGAGATCGACGGCGAAGAACGCGTCCTCGCGACCGTCCGGGACATCACCGAACTACGAGAGTCCGAGACCCAACTCCAGCAGTTCCGCCGGGCGATTGAGGCGACCGGTCACGCCGTCTACATCACCGACACCGACGGTACGATCACGTATGTCAATCCGGCCTTCGAAACTGTCACGGGATACGACCGGGCGACGGCGATCGGCGAGACGCCTGAGATCCTCGACTCTGGTGTCCATGACGGCCAATACTTCGAGGCGCTGTGGAGCACGCTCCGGGCGGGCGAGGTCTGGGAGGAAGAGATCATAAACGAACGGGCGTCGGGCCAGCAGTATCACGCCGAACAGACCATCGCCCCCATCGAGGATGATGCCGGCGATGTCCAGGGGTACGTTGCGATCCAGACTGACGTTACCGAGCGCGAACGCCAGGCCGATCGGATCCGCGCAATGCTAGAACACGCGATGGCAATCATTGCTGTCTTTCAGCCCGACGGGACAGTCACGTACGTCAGCCCGTCGATCGAGCAGTATCTGGGCTATGCGCCGTCCGAATTAGAAGGCCAAGACGTCACCGAGATCGTTCACCCTGAAGATCGGGAGGCGCTGGCGAACCGACTCAGGCGTGTCGCCGAGAATCCCGAGGAAGTGGCCCGGGGTCGCGCACGCTTTCGTCACGCTGACGGCTCCTGGCGCGTCTTCGAATCAGTCGTGAACAGCCAACTGGACAATCCCGCAGTCGAGGGAATCATCATCAACGCCCGCGACATCACCGAACGCGCCGACCGCGGCAAACACCTCCGGGTGATGGACCGTCTCCTCAGGCACAATATGCGCAACGACATGACCGTCGTCCTGGGGATGGCCGACCACGCCGAGTCACAGGGTGATGCTGAAGTTGCCGAGGCCGCCGCGCAGATCCGTGAGACGGTCACCGGACTGCTCGACACCGTCGAGAAAGAGCGCGAGATCGTCGAGGTGCTTTCCGAACCGCCGGAGCGCGAGACGATCGATCTCGTCACTGCTGTGGAGAACGCTCTCACCGACGTGACCGACAGTGGCGATCGAGTCTCCTGTGACCTCTTGGCGCAGGCCTGGGTCCGAGCGCTTCCGTCGATAGACCGCGCAATCTCCGAACTCGTCGACAATGCGCTTGTTTACGCCGACGCGGACGCCGCGACCGTCGCCGTTACTGTCACCCGGTCTGAATCGACTGTCAGGATCCGCGTCGCCGATGAGGGACCGCCGATCCCCGACGAGGAGGTCGATGCGTTCAAACGGTCGGAAATCGACGCGCTCAATCATGGCCAGGGGCTCGGCCTCTGGCTGGTCAACTGGATCGTCGACCGCTCCGGTGGCGACCTCTCGTTCGATCGGTCCGATGACGGCAACCTCGTGACTATTTCGCTGCCGGCCGCGCGAGAACCGGACCGGACGTGA
- a CDS encoding DUF7342 family protein, whose protein sequence is MTEDESGSERLMNRQTTGEDRVRMVARQLSEPQTANWIASEAGWSHEPTKRVLERLVDDGILHRDESGTHTTYYPDYRRQAMQEAMRLRDSGHTVEELTDRLADIKTQIRDWEDEFDVESPNRLRGTLADESLDADEEDRRRKIAREWEHLQRRIQIVGFAIREWDFLAPTTEPTEA, encoded by the coding sequence ATGACAGAAGACGAATCGGGCTCCGAGCGCTTGATGAACCGCCAGACCACGGGAGAAGACCGTGTGCGGATGGTCGCCAGGCAGTTGTCGGAACCACAGACGGCAAACTGGATCGCCTCCGAAGCGGGCTGGTCACACGAACCGACCAAACGGGTCCTCGAACGGCTCGTCGACGATGGCATTCTCCACCGTGACGAAAGCGGTACTCACACGACGTACTACCCTGATTATCGCCGCCAGGCGATGCAAGAGGCGATGCGTCTTCGAGATAGTGGACACACAGTCGAAGAACTCACGGACCGTCTTGCTGATATAAAGACGCAAATCCGAGACTGGGAAGACGAATTTGACGTTGAGTCGCCGAATCGACTTCGCGGGACGCTCGCTGACGAGTCTCTGGACGCTGACGAGGAAGATCGCCGCCGTAAGATTGCCCGTGAGTGGGAGCACCTGCAGCGTCGTATTCAGATTGTTGGCTTCGCTATCCGCGAATGGGACTTTCTCGCTCCAACGACAGAGCCCACCGAGGCCTAA